GAAAAGGCGAAAGGCCCCAGGTGTCCCTGAGGCCTTTCATGGTGCTGCCGAATGGAATCGAACCATCGACCTTACCCTTACCAAGGGTATGCTCTACCGACTGAGCTACGGCAGCAATTTCAAGGAGCAGCGGGCCACCCCGTGAAGAGGGGCGCTTTATGCCACACTCGATATGCCGACGCAAGCGTCTTTCCTGGGCTCTTGACGCGCTTTTCACAAGGGCTCAAAACTGCCACCCATGAATGATGATTCCTGCCCGAAATTCTCGGCCCGCGGCCATGCCGAGGCCGCCCGGCGCCAGCAGCGTCAGGCCGAGGCTTTGCGGGCCAATCTGGCGCGGCGTAAGGCCCAGGGGCGCGCCCGCGCCGAAGGGGAGGCGGAAGCCGCGCCGGGGGGCGAGCCTTGCTCCGCTTCCGGCCCTGGAGTACAAGACAGCGAGACTTGAAGAGGAATAGCGCTCATGTCCGTCATGCCCGACAGCTGGATCCGCGAGATGGCCAAGACCAAGGGCATGATCGAGCCCTTCACCGAAAAGCAGCAACGCGCCGGTGTCATCTCCTACGGCGTCTCCTCCTATGGCTACGACGCCCGCGTCAGCCGCGAGTTCAAGATCTTCACCAATGTGGATTCGGCGGTGGTCGACCCCAAATCCTTCTCGCCCAATAGCCTGGTGGATCGCGAGACCGATGTCTGCGTCATTCCGCCCAACAGCTTCGCCCTGGCCCGCACGGTGGAGTATTTCCGCATTCCCAGGGACGTTTTGGTCATCTGCCTGGGCAAGTCCACCTATGCCCGCTGCGGCATCATCGTCAATGTGACGCCGCTGGAGCCCGAATGGGAAGGCCACGTCACCTTGGAATTCTCCAACACCACGCCGCTGCCCGCCAAGATCTATGCGGGGGAGGGGGCTTGCCAGTTCATCTTCCTGAAAGGTGATTCCGTGTGCGAGACCTCCTATTCCGACCGGTCGGGCAAATATCAGGGGCAGCAGGGTGTCACCCTGCCCCGCCTCTGACGCGACCGGGGCC
The nucleotide sequence above comes from Paramagnetospirillum magnetotacticum MS-1. Encoded proteins:
- the dcd gene encoding dCTP deaminase produces the protein MSVMPDSWIREMAKTKGMIEPFTEKQQRAGVISYGVSSYGYDARVSREFKIFTNVDSAVVDPKSFSPNSLVDRETDVCVIPPNSFALARTVEYFRIPRDVLVICLGKSTYARCGIIVNVTPLEPEWEGHVTLEFSNTTPLPAKIYAGEGACQFIFLKGDSVCETSYSDRSGKYQGQQGVTLPRL